A portion of the Bacteroides faecium genome contains these proteins:
- a CDS encoding acyltransferase — MKRIVFLDYIRVFACFLVMVVHASENFYIAPGATDMAGPQSFLATEVDRLWVSVYDGFSRMAVPLFMIVSAFLLAPMKEGQTMWQFYRQRCLRILPAFVIFMILYSTLPLLWGQLDGETSLKDMSRILLNFPTLAGHLWFMYPLISLYLFIPVISPWLRKATAKEERFFIGLFLLSTCMPYLNRWCGEVWGQCFWNEYHMLWYFSGYLGYLVLAHYIRTHLTWSRSKRFVIGTILMVVGAVWTIYSFYVQAVPGELHVTPVIEIGWAFCTINCVLLTTGTFLLFTCIKRQEAPKAVTEMSKLSYGMYLMHIFWLGLWVTLFKQTLGLPTVAAIPCIAVATFISCFVTTKIISFVPGSKWIIG; from the coding sequence ATGAAACGTATTGTTTTTTTAGATTATATCCGTGTGTTCGCCTGCTTCCTCGTTATGGTTGTCCACGCCAGTGAAAACTTCTACATTGCTCCCGGAGCCACAGATATGGCAGGACCGCAATCCTTTCTGGCTACTGAAGTAGACCGATTGTGGGTGTCTGTGTACGACGGCTTTTCACGCATGGCAGTACCCCTGTTCATGATTGTCTCCGCTTTTCTTCTCGCACCGATGAAAGAGGGACAGACGATGTGGCAATTCTACCGCCAGCGTTGTCTCCGCATCCTGCCGGCGTTTGTCATATTTATGATACTATACAGCACCTTGCCATTGCTGTGGGGACAATTGGACGGAGAAACCTCATTGAAGGATATGTCGCGGATACTCTTGAACTTCCCGACACTTGCCGGACACCTATGGTTCATGTATCCTCTGATTAGCCTTTACCTGTTCATACCTGTCATATCTCCATGGTTGAGGAAAGCTACGGCGAAAGAAGAACGTTTCTTCATCGGATTGTTCCTGCTGTCCACCTGTATGCCCTACCTCAACCGTTGGTGCGGTGAAGTGTGGGGACAATGTTTCTGGAACGAATATCATATGTTATGGTACTTTTCCGGCTATCTGGGATACCTCGTACTGGCGCATTACATACGTACACACCTGACTTGGAGCCGTTCCAAGCGTTTCGTTATTGGAACCATCCTTATGGTTGTCGGTGCTGTATGGACTATCTATTCATTCTATGTCCAGGCCGTACCCGGCGAGCTTCATGTCACTCCTGTCATAGAAATAGGTTGGGCTTTCTGTACAATCAACTGTGTACTTCTCACAACGGGCACGTTCCTTTTGTTCACCTGCATCAAACGGCAGGAAGCCCCGAAAGCTGTAACAGAAATGTCGAAACTCAGCTATGGCATGTATCTTATGCACATATTCTGGCTCGGACTGTGGGTAACCTTGTTCAAGCAAACACTGGGATTGCCTACCGTCGCCGCCATACCTTGCATCGCTGTGGCTACATTCATCAGTTGTTTCGTAACGACGAAGATTATCTCGTTTGTGCCGGGCAGTAAGTGGATAATAGGATAA